Genomic window (Nymphaea colorata isolate Beijing-Zhang1983 chromosome 1, ASM883128v2, whole genome shotgun sequence):
GTCAAAACCAACGGTAAAAATAAGCCTTTTTTTACACCACTACATAAAAGTGAgaccaatatgaaaaaaaaaaaatattctagGACCATAAAATTATGGCTAAAGAAAAATACATATAGTTCAACACTTCTCGTAAAAAATTATTGATTGGATGGACCAGCCACAATCGTTTTCTGCTTTTGTAAAATCTGTCTTATCTTCTGAAATACATACTCCCAACATTATAGATTCatataaaaatgacattttcaattgaatattttgtaaaatttaaggATCATTGGTTGAAATCTTTTTGCTATCTAAGATTAAGTTTGAGGCTAAATGGATAACATGATCTCCTTCTTCTCGCTCTCAACCCTCTTCCTGGTAAGTGCCCATCGTCTCTCCTCTATCTGAGTAGCGAGCCCTACGATTCAGGCACCGTAGAACTTGCGAGTGAGGGCCACCCTACCTGCCGGGAATTAAGCCGGCGTCTGCCGCCTTCAGCTTTCCCACATCGCCGCACACACGTCTCAAACTAGGAAGCATGCATTTCCATAACCGAGCAGTGTTTCGCAAAAAGATTGCCTTCATTAGTTCGACTTGAATTGCAGTATATGTGGTGGAtgactgttttcttttttcaatcgATGGCACTTCCACTATAAATTCTTATTGGAATGAGGTCTTCCCAAAAACCCCCATGCCCTATGCCATTCCAGCTCTCCTGCCAACCTCTTAAGAGAATGGTCCTCTTATCTGttagttttccaaaaaaaaaaaaaaaaagatcagcaGCAAGATCTGACATAGATACCATGTGTCTGTGTGCGTGCGTGTAAAATAATTGACGGCAATTTGAGACTCTTTAACCAGCTCTTGTGTGAAAGTTGTGCCTATTTGAAGCATGGTGTTGGAAACATTTGGCGGTGATTGGAAgatgttcaaatatttttgtagTGTGGGAATAACTTTGTGCTTATTTTTGAAAGTTCTTCAATGTAAAGTAACATAAGCTCTAATCACCTTAATATGTCACCCACTTCAACTAATTGAGAGAGCTGCTGTCATTGCTGCGAGAAGTTATTTAATCGAGTCTTCAATTTGTGTAATCTGAAGACAGCTAAATTTGGTGCTAAAATGGTTCTGGCAAACGTTTATGCACAAAAATTGATAAATTTTAATGCTTTTGGTgcagcattttttatttttatgccacaagaaaaaaaaacactccaTTGTCCTGAAAACATGGACTAGAGAACTAGTAgtatgtcatatatataaactcGGAATATTTCCAATGCATAACTAAGATTGAGAAAACTTGTACTTCGTAATTACTTCTGGCAGGATTTGGTGGCCCAGGAATCCGACCTTGGATTAGTAGGTGCAGTACACTGGGGCACAACCATGATGGGTCCAACATCAATTGGTCACCGGATCTTGCACCTATCTTTATTTCCTAAGAGAAGACCTGCAGCCTGGTAGCAAGATGAACATCACCATGATGCTTCTAGCGGTGGCTTCAGTGTCAGCTCTGAGCCAACCTTCTTGCCACGCCAACAAGCTGAAGCTATTCCCTTCTCGTCCTCCAATCTCACTACCATCCTTAAGATGTTCTTCATTCAACCCCACCCTGAGCACGCATCACTTACCAGGCAAATGCTTGCCGATTGCGAGATTCCTGCACTTAAAGGAGAAGTTAAGTACTGTGCAACATTTCTGGAATCCATGATCAATTTCGTTGTCGCAGAACTCGGAAGCAGTGAGATTCATGCAGTGGTCACTTCCGTTGCTAACAAAGAGGAGAAAGTGAAGGCCAGCACTTACAGGGTAGGTGTTGGTGGGGGGAGGCTGATGTCCCATAAAGTGGTGACATGCCATGAGACACGGCCATACATGGTGCCATTGGTTGCTGATGATGGTAGCCAAGTAAACGCCATTGTTTTGTGCCATTTTGATACATCAAATTGGAATCCTGGACACGCGAGCTTCCGGTTGCTGGGTGTGAAGCCGGGAATTGTTCCAATTTGTCACTTCATTCTGAAGGATCTCGCCTGGGTCCCCAACTAACCTTCATGCTACCTCCTTAGTTTGCGCCGACTAGAATGAACCGGTAGAAAATAAAATCAGGTAGCTTGCTTTATGTCGCGTGAGGTGTAAGAATCAAATCAAAATATCTAAGGCAACTCCCACCCCATTTAGTTGTTATGTGAGAGCTTTCCAATATGCAAAGGGTCCCCCTTGTATGCCCATCTGCCCAATTGTAAGGTCTTAACATTAAGTTAAATTATTGTCTGAACTTATCTATGCGCATGTAGCGTTGGAAACATAGAGTATAGAAGTCTGGAAATTGGTAGTGTCTATGTTTGATAATGAGGCACTCATCAACTGGGGAAGTCACATGTGAGCTAAtgtgggcaagtgcccacacaGTCTCACGCAATCTACGTATTTACATATTAGTTCGCCTCATCTGTTTGCATACTAATTTTATAATAATCATATTACTTTGTTATTATCTGTATCTGGTGCCCCTCATTTATTTTACTATGTATTTGATGGGTCTGAAATTCTTTGAATTAATCCCCTAAGGGAAAACTTTTTAACTCTGCCACTGGTGGGTCGACAGAATCCTACTCAGGCAGTTTGGTATTGCTGTAGCAATCATTATCATTGTTGTATGGCCAACAATGCCGTGCACTTACCGATACATGTCATTACTTCTTATTTATCAATTTCTGgaataatttacaaaaaattaaactatttccagttaaatttgaaataaaaaaaataaaacatataaacCCGTATCATCCTTGTATCATTTTGTCAAGGTGCCGATACACTAATGTGGACATGCTCCAAGCTGCAGGTGGAGAATTTTTCCTTGATGTCCATGTCGGTATTGAAGAAGGGGACGACACCAGTGCTCTTTTCGTCATTAACTGGGAGTCCTCACTAAACTGCAAAGATTCTAAGGATGAGGCTTTACTTTAGCCTAGCGATGTCAATAAATCCCATAGATCGGATCCTACTACTTTAGGAAAAAtcagacatgaaaaaaaaaagtttaatattcaattaaaaaatcaaatccgATTCGAAATTCAGAAAttacatccgatcggattcgggtTTTGAATGAATGTGGTGGAGGCAGATTAAGGTAAAATTTGAGGCCCGCTCTTCCGCCGGGCCGGTTGAATTAAAGGGTTCACAATGAGGAAGGAGCTGGTCTGCCTCTTGAAGGTGAGCATGGGATTGAAGTTTTACTTCTTTTGTCAAATTAGTTTGACAGTCTGTGTGTGTGAATTGATCGACCGATCAATGATCTTCAACCCAAGGATGGATGTGTCCCGAACAATGATAAGGAGGGCAGGGGATGGAAGATCTTGTCTCTTGTATTCTGCCATCGAAATGGAAAAATCATGCCATTAGATTTCCCCGCGTTTACTTTGTTTAAGTTAGCACATGGTGATCAAAGAACCAGAGGCTCTGTTCTCTCTGGAATCCGTCACCCTTCTGGATATTCAACGCAAGCATCAATATTATCATCTTTGGTTGTTCTCACAAAGCTCTTGGGATATGCTGGACCAACGAATAGCAGCTCCAGGGGACCAGGAAGCAGAGATGGTGGCTGCTGTAGCCAAGCTTGCAGTCATGTGCATAGACATGAAACTGGAATCACGGCCTACAATTTGTGATTTGTTAAAGATTGTATATTAAACTTATACAATCATGACCTTGTTTGCCACGCACTGGATGTAAAATCGTTGTATACATACAAATATCATATGTAATCACATgcatacataaaaaaatctaagatTTTTTTACAATGATCGGCATATGATTTAGTTGTCTGCCATTTCTTTCGTGCTCATGACCTAAAAATCTGttgatatataaatttttacaaagttcatttaatttttcatattttgactcttgttataattttgaaactataattcaaaaaaattttgacttcAGCCCCACCCCCACCCAAACCGTTTCAACAACGCTCTCAAAGATTTGTGATTTGTGTGTTCCCTTTATAGGAAAGGAACCATCGTCCAGAACGGGAGAATCTGCCGGAATGTGAGCAGGTTTTGTTTTCCGTTGATATCTATTGTTTTCAGTTAGTGATCATACTACTTTCTTTTTGCTGCATCAACGAAATTGAAAATCTTCCATAGACTGAGAAACAAATGTCTTTTTCcaacatatatatgttaaaaataaaaagaactaGAATAAATAAGAACAAACAATGGAAAACGTGTTTTCATTAAACATGCATGGTTTTTCATTATGAAGGGCCAACGTTAGCATTGATTACACGTAACATGGAAAGAACTTAAACATGTGAAGTTCCTATAATGTTGGCAAcaataaacatgaaaaactagaaatattttcttttcctttatcattaattttgatttatcttgctctttccttgaatctctcTAAAATGGTTGCCTTTCAACCATtagcaatattaaaaaaattaggtcACACCTACCAATGGGTGGAGCGAGTGGAAAAGAACTTAATTAATGGAGTTTACATGGTTCAAGATCTTTGTATCTAGCCATATGGGCGGCCATGCGAGGCACTTGGTCAAACCTCGCGCCCACAGAAATGAAAACTGGAGCGCCTACTGGGACCACCAACCGGGATGTAAGCTTGTCGGTCTCATGAGTAAAAAATGAGGTCATTTTCTGCTTTCGTAAAATCTGTCGTatcttttgaaatatatattccaaattcatataaaaatgacattttaaattaaatattttgCAACATTTAGGGACCATTGGTTGGAACCCTTTTGCTATCCAAGATTGCGTTGAGCCTGAATGGATAACATCATCTCCTTCTTCTCGCTGTCAACCCTCTTCCTGGTAAGTGCTCATCTTCTCTCCTCCATCTGAGTAGCGAGCCCTTCGATTCAGGCACCGTAGAACTTGAGAGGGAGGGCCACCCTACCTGCCGGGAATTGAGGCGGTGGCTGCCGTCTCTGGCTTTTCCACATCGCCGCTCGCACGTCTCAAACAAGGAAGCATGCCTTTCCATAATGCCTCCATTAATCCGACTTGAATTGAATTGCAGTATATATGGTGGATGACAACTATTTCCTTTTTCCAATCTTATCAGCTCGTTGGGGCCACAAACGATGGCGCTTCTACCATAAGTTCTTATTGGAATGAGGTCTTCCCCAGAACCCCCATGCCCAATGCCATTCAAGCTCTCCTGCCATCCTCTCTAGAGATATCAGGTACTCTATTAGTAGTCCTCCTATCTGTTAGTTTTCCGTATATATATCTAGCATTGACCAACTAGCCTTTTTCCCTGACTGACTGCAGGATTTAGTCGTGGTCTTCACCACTATGACCAAGAGAGAACAAATCCTGGTGGTCGAGCCTGGGCTAAAGGCTGGGGTGTGTTGGGTAATGACCACGATCAGTTTAAGCGTAATTGGTCACCGAACCTTGCACCTCTGTATTTCTTAAGGGACGACCTGCAGCCTGGTAGAAAGATGAACGTCACCATGATGATCAGTAGCCCAGTAGTGCATGGTTCTAACGGTGCTATCAACATTGAACCAACCTTCTTACCACGCCAACAAACTCAAGCAATTCCCTTCTTGACCTCTAATCTCACTACCATCCTTAAGATGTTCTCCATTGAACCCCACTCTGAGCATGCATCTCTTACAAAGCAAACGCTAGAAGATTGCGAGAGGCCTGCACTTAAAGGAGAAGTTAAGTACTGTGCAACATCTCTGGAATCCATGATCGACTTCGTTGTCGCGGAACTTGGAAGCCGTGAGATTCATGCAGTGGTCACTTCCGTTGTTAACAAAGAGGAGAAAGTGAAGGCCAGGACTTACAGGGTAGGTGATGGAGGGGGGAAGGTGATGTCTCCCAAAGTTGTGACATGCCACGACGTGACGTTTCCTTATGCCGTCTTCTACTGCCATAATTTTCCGGGGACAAGGCCATACATGGTTCCATTGATTGCTGACGATGGTAGCCTGGTGAATGCCATTGCTTTGTGTCATTTTGATACATCAAAATGGAATCCTGGCCATGCCAGCTTCCGGTTTCTAGGCGTCAAACCTGGAACCGTTCCCATTTGCCACTTCATTGTAAAAGACCTTGCTTGGGTCCCCAACTAATCTACATGCTGCCTGCTTAGTTCCCAACCTTTCCTTGAGCTGTCTGGAGAGCCCTTGAATAAAATCCAGGGCAGAATTCCTCTATCATTGGTTTATGGCTTTGATGGATGATCTTCTAGAGCTCATGGTTTGGGCCAATTGACCAGATTGTTTTGCAAATGAGTCACGCTAGAATGGATTCCATAGATGAAAGGCTTATCTTTTTTTTACGCATGAAACGCCAATGAAGATCTGAGAATGGCAAGGAACATGTACCCACCGAGTCCTTCGAGTGTTCCCCTGTTGCAGACACCAGGCAACAAACAGTAGGCACCCAATCACATGGctttaatatattaatatgGCTTTAAAATGAATAGCTTTTATCAATATGGCTGTAAGAATTTATCCATATAAAGGTAAAGATTGAGAGCAACGACTTTCTGACTTTGCAGATGCGAAATCAGAGAAAAATGACCCAGAGATCATCTAATGCGCGACTTAGAGTTGGGGACCTCCAACGACATGGATCTAGAAATTCTTTCCCGCTGGAGCCAATACCGAGTAATTTACGCAGTCTTCGAAAGGATTAATCGGGATTGAGGGCTTACATTGGGAACAAAAAGATGATTGTGAAGTGGATCTGTGGGAGAGCAGAAGCGAATGGAATATTGGCCCTTATAAAACGATTTTTCACCATGAAATAAAGGAACGCATGATTGACGATTGAAAAAATTTAGATTGGCCCTTACAAAACTTAAAAAGGAACATCTTCATAACTGTCGTGAGAAATTGATCGATCCCTAGCTCTTCCTTCCGCAGAGATGTTAGCTTCTTAAATTGCGCTTCCCTTTCCTCCATCCGGAAGACCACATGCTCCACCAGCAGCCAAAAGGGGTCTTTCCATTACTCAAGTCTCCGGTTGAGCGCGTGAAAGAGAGTCTGGTCGTGTCCTCTCGTAGACCTTGTTCATCGCGCAATTTCTTTCTCGACAGCCATGGGAAGAAGAAGACTTGCTTTTGGAAAATGAGTAGAGAATCAGCTGAACGACACCTCCCGTGACTCCACTTTGCAATTTTGTCAATGTTGGGTCAATGTCGTTTCTTCGTGATTATCCGTATTTATTGTCCTTTTCATGCAACAACGATTcgaaaatcatattttcttaaattttccaACATGTTCGTCCTTTTTCTTTTCGGAAATTGGTAGGATAAACCTTGGCCCTCGTGAGAGTAATAATGCAATCTAAAAGACTTTCTCGAACCTCAGATGCACGTCTCTTTAACATCTTCGTTAAAGGTATtaatatatccaatttaaatatgatatccGATTAAACTGTGTTCGCAAAAAACATCACTGGttatattcagatttaagaaataatgtccgatcaaatttaaattaaaatcagatttagtttttaaTAATATTCCATAGCTAATGCCCTTATGTTTTAATTCAGATTTTGATGCTACTTTTTCACCCAAATTTAAACCTGACTatgtgaacaaaaaaaaaagaaaaaaatttgctCCTTGGCTGGAAATTTCCAGCTCCACTGATCAAATGGTCCAAAGTGTAAAATGGAATGAGTCACGTTGTCTACCTAACATGTCCATCAAATGCATTGACGCATTGACTGGCGGTCAGCGGCCATGCAATCTATGAATTTAACGCACCGATGACCTCACTTACCATATCTTATCGCGATATTTTCAGGATATAAACAACACTATGAGCAGCGTCTAGATATAATTATCAGgcggaaaaagaaaagaagaagatatcgGCCCTTATTAGCCCTATAAAATGGAGAGACGATTGCCGCCTTCTCCATGCAGATGATCATTTGAGTTCGAGCCAGCTTACTACAATGGGCTGCTGGATTTCATTCTTCTCACTCTCAACTTTCCTCCTGGTAAGTGCTCCTATTCATCAACACCCACAACGCTGCAAACACCATGGTCTCAAACAAGGAGGAATTTCTATTATAAAAAAAGATTCTCAGCATTAATCGAGCAGCATATATGGTGGATGATGGttgtttacttttctttttgtttttgtttttgttttttccttcttaccAGCTTGTTGAGGCCACAAACACAAACAATGGCTCTCTCACTATAAAAGCTTACTGGAATGAGGTCTTCCCCACCACTCCCATGCCCAATGCCATTCAAGGTCTCCTACCATCCTCAACAAAGTTCTTAggtactctctctttctctctctctcaaaagcaTCGCTCTAGCGAGAGTTTGGAGAAATTAGTGGTTTCTTAGGCATGTTTATACATgcccttttcttgctttttcgtTTCTATCTAAGCTATTATTgagaagaaaaagttaaaattacATTTCTACGGCTTCCCAAATTCACAGAATCACAGTTCTTGCTGAAAGGCAGGCATGCCCTCATGTTAGTTCCTAGCATTTGTAGAATGAGGAGCGTTGTGGGCGTGCACGGACTCACTGGCTGGGAAAAGTGAGTGTAGCCAGTCATCAAGGCAGTCCATTTATTTGAGGCATATTATCAAACATTCTGCGTGTATAAACGTTCAATATGAAAGTTGAAGGAAATATATTGTCGTCATTGCAGGAAGGCATCCCGCATGTTCTGCGCACAAGTCCAAATGGATTGCATATGTCTACCAGATAccatgtgtctgtgtgtgtgcgtgtaaaATAATTGACGGCAATTTGAGACTCTTTAACCAGCTTTTGTGTGAAAGTTGTGCCTATTTAAAACTcgaattttttcaaaagcataACTAACTAAGATTGACAAAACTTTAACTTAATTTCTTCCTGCAGGATTTGGTGGCCCAGGAATCAGACCTTGGATTAGTAGGTGGGGCGCACTGGGGCACAACCATGATTCGTCCAACGTCAATTGGTCACCGGATCTTGCACCTCTTTATTTCCTAAGAGAAGACCTCCAACCTGGTAGCAAAATGAACGTCACCATGATGATCAGACCTGAATCATATGCTTCTAGCGATGGCCGCAATGTCAGCTCTGAGCCAACCTTCTTGCCACGCCAACAAGCTGAGGCTATTCCCTTCGCATCCTCCAATCTCACTGCCATCCTTAAGATGTTCTCCATTCAACCCCACTCTGAGCACGCATCTCTTACCAGGCAAACGCTTGCCGATTGCGAGATGCCTGCACTTAAAGGAGAAGTTAAGTACTGCGCAACATCTCTGGAATCCTTGATCGATTTCGTTGTTGCTGAATTCAGAACCAGTAAGATTCACGCCGCCGTCACTTCTGTTGTTAACAGAGAGGAGGAGGTGAAAGCCAGGAGTTACAGGGTAGGTGTTGGTGGGGGGAGGCTGATGTCCCATAAAGTCGTGACATGCCATGAGACGATGTTTCCTTGTGCAGTGTTCTACTGCCACAATTTTGCAGGGACACGGCCATACATGGTGCCATTGGTTGCTGATGATGGTAGCCGAGTAAACGCCATTGCTTTGTGCCATTTTGATACATCAAATTGGAATCCTGGACACGCGAGCTTCCAGTTGCTGGGTGTTAAACCGGGAACTGTTCCCATTTGCCACTTCATTCTGAAGGATCTCGCCTGGGTCCCCAACTGACCTTCATGCTACCTCCTTAGTGTGCACGGCGGTGTCCTAATGGTAAACTAGAATGAACcgatattaaaataaaatggcATTGATCAGGTAGCTTGCCTTGTGTCTGGCCGTCAGACATGTAGTCTGTCAAGTGAAGTGTAAGCGTTAAGTTAAAAATACTTAATGCAACTCCCACCCTATTTAGTTGTTATGTGATAGCTTTCCAATACACAAAGGGTCCCCCTTGTTTGCACATCTGCCCAAATGTAAGGTCTTAACATTAAGTTAAATTATTGTCTGAACTTACATATGAGCATGTAGCATTTGAAACACAGAGTATGAAAGTTTGGAAATTGGTAGTTTATATATTTGATAATGAGGCACACATCAACAGCTGAAGCcacatgtgggcagttgcctacacagtCCCACGCAATcgatttatttacatattaattaGTCTCGTCTGTATGcatattaattttatataattgTAATGGTGCACCTATCTATGTGTGAATTAATCGACCGATCAGTGGTCCTCAACCCAAGGATGGATGTGACCCGAACAATGATAAGTGGACGGGTGGGCTTGGAAAAGGAGGACAGGGGATGGAAGTTCTTGTCTCCTGTATTCTGTCAtcgaaatgaaaaaatcatgtcATTAGATTTCCCCGCGTTTACTTTTGTTCAAGTTAGCGCATGGTGGTCAAAGAACCAGAGGCTCTGTTCTCTCTGGAATCCGTCATCCTGCTAGAGAAGGCCTTGGATCTGAAGAATGTCACAGACCaggacatttttttatgtttgacaGCAAGGTGTTACTATAGTCGGGTATTTAACATAAGCATCAATATTATGCAATTGATCATAGAGCAGTGGCGCCTTCCCTGGTGACGAGTAACATAGTCCCAGACACCCAAGAGGACGTATGTTTCTCATCTTTTCTTTACGGGCATTGTCAAGTTGACTACTTAGTTACCAATTGATTAGAAATTAACACACATGGTGATGCCTTTTGTTTATAGGTTGGATTTCCATTACAGTttatttaatgtattttttttcatataaaaatggGGCTGGATTGATTGCTTGTATGAAAAGGGCCTTACTCTTGATCTCATTTGTATACACCAAGATTTTCAGGTTACAAACAACATTGTGAATAATATTCAGAACATTTTAATATTTCTCATCACCATGTAAGATGAAATCTTTAAGTCATTTGGATGTCTCAGCTCTCCAATTGTATTGCAACTGGCTGCATGCGtgagacatatatatatatatatatatatatatatatatatatatatatatatatatatatatatatagatatatatatatacttgttgAAGCCACAAACAATGGCCCGTGATCATAAATGCTTATCAGAACCACCACGCCCAATGCCAATGCCATTCGAGCTCTCTTACCATCCTCTGCAAAGATATCGGTATGGTTAATAACAAAAATACCTCCAGtgcacaaagaaaaagaaaacttttttataaggacaaaaatgaaaattgaaaaaaaataaaaaaaaaatagaaaaaacatttttttaattgcaaaaaTGTCCCCTCTGTTCTTACCACGTATATGTGTAGAGTATGCTGCGTACACAGCAACGAATCAAAAATCTTTTATATGAGCATATTTTTTCGAAACGTATTCTGTCACAAAGAGATGATAggatattttttagattcggtCACAGAGAGATGGtagaatatttttcttattcatgCGCTGCATTTTTGACCTAACTTTAAGAATGAATGGTAGAATCGACACGGGTTTGGATAACTCAAGCTTTACCAACTCAAGTTCTTCTTAAAAGGAACCACAATTCTCTACAAATTTGCAAACTAGACGCccaacaaaattgaaaaaattgcatCCCAAATTTCTTACACACCAAATTGGTCGATCCGCTAATTTTAATAAACCTAAATCATCTCCGTTTGCGTAATTATTATGTCACTGAAGCCAGTGGTAAGGCTAAAGGCTGACCGAACTTAATAATATACAACATATTAGTggacaaatttttcatgtgtcCGTAtggttaaaaacaaaaatacctCCAGTTCAGAgtggagataaaaaaaaaaaaaaaaacatttttgtaaggacaaaaatgaaaataggaaaaagtaaaaaaaaaatagaaagaacattctttttaaaaaaatttacaaaaatgttCCCTCTGTTCTTACACTTTGTGTAGTGTATGCTGTGCGCGCATCAAcgaatcaaaaatattttctatgaGCATATTTTTTTGAACGTATTCTGTCACAGACAAATGGTaggatattttttaaattctgtCACAGAGAGATGGTAGGATATTTTATAGATTCATGGGGTGCATTTTTTGACCTAACTTAAGAGGGAATGGTATAAATCTACAAGTGTCGTATGGTTAATGACGAAAATACATTCAGTTcagatagaaaaagaaaactttcttGTAAGGAGAAAATCGAAAAAAAGTAAGATGAcgagaaataaaaattacaaaaatacccCTCTATTCTTACAACATATTTGTGTTGTGTACGCTGCGCAACAACAATGAATCGAAAATCTTTTCTATGAGCATATTTTTTGAAACGTATTCTATCACATATAGATGCTAGCATATTTTTTTAGGTTCATGGGGTGCATTGTTTTGACCTAACTTAAGAAGGAATGGTAGAAATCGACAAGTGCAGTTGAGTGCTTAAAACAATTGGTCCAACATGTTCATCCCACTCATTTTCACATTCTGGTGAAAATGtgcagtttatatatataatatatatatatatatatatatatatatagcaggaTCTATGGAAAACAGTAGAACTGGACCCCATTTGCAATTTGCTTGCTGACACATATATATGGCTAGCAGTTGCAGAATTaagagcaaaagaagagaggaaagcttcagctttggaTGCTTCTGTAAATTTGCTAGTGTTCATTACTGTCTATTTATGGACCATGGACTGAACCTAACAGCAGGAGACTCAATTATCGATGGGGACATGGAGATAATTGGTGTTTGCAAGTGGGTTCACATGTCTCTGACTCCCATcaatttcttattgttgtttccattgagagagagagagagagtccaaaCGGAGATGCAAGGCCCAACTGCAAATAATTTTGGTCAAAGCCTTTGGTCCATATGAAACTATCCCAACTGTTGAGACAATGTTCATGAGACAATTACATTTTGTTATGGCTGCCAAAGGGCCATTAA
Coding sequences:
- the LOC116265796 gene encoding BURP domain-containing protein 5-like, which codes for MGCWISFFSLSTFLLLVEATNTNNGSLTIKAYWNEVFPTTPMPNAIQGLLPSSTKFLGFGGPGIRPWISRWGALGHNHDSSNVNWSPDLAPLYFLREDLQPGSKMNVTMMIRPESYASSDGRNVSSEPTFLPRQQAEAIPFASSNLTAILKMFSIQPHSEHASLTRQTLADCEMPALKGEVKYCATSLESLIDFVVAEFRTSKIHAAVTSVVNREEEVKARSYRVGVGGGRLMSHKVVTCHETMFPCAVFYCHNFAGTRPYMVPLVADDGSRVNAIALCHFDTSNWNPGHASFQLLGVKPGTVPICHFILKDLAWVPN
- the LOC116247992 gene encoding BURP domain-containing protein 5-like isoform X1 — protein: MDNIISFFSLSTLFLYIWWMTTISFFQSYQLVGATNDGASTISSYWNEVFPRTPMPNAIQALLPSSLEISGFSRGLHHYDQERTNPGGRAWAKGWGVLGNDHDQFKRNWSPNLAPLYFLRDDLQPGRKMNVTMMISSPVVHGSNGAINIEPTFLPRQQTQAIPFLTSNLTTILKMFSIEPHSEHASLTKQTLEDCERPALKGEVKYCATSLESMIDFVVAELGSREIHAVVTSVVNKEEKVKARTYRVGDGGGKVMSPKVVTCHDVTFPYAVFYCHNFPGTRPYMVPLIADDGSLVNAIALCHFDTSKWNPGHASFRFLGVKPGTVPICHFIVKDLAWVPN
- the LOC116247992 gene encoding BURP domain-containing protein 5-like isoform X2 translates to MDNIISFFSLSTLFLLVGATNDGASTISSYWNEVFPRTPMPNAIQALLPSSLEISGFSRGLHHYDQERTNPGGRAWAKGWGVLGNDHDQFKRNWSPNLAPLYFLRDDLQPGRKMNVTMMISSPVVHGSNGAINIEPTFLPRQQTQAIPFLTSNLTTILKMFSIEPHSEHASLTKQTLEDCERPALKGEVKYCATSLESMIDFVVAELGSREIHAVVTSVVNKEEKVKARTYRVGDGGGKVMSPKVVTCHDVTFPYAVFYCHNFPGTRPYMVPLIADDGSLVNAIALCHFDTSKWNPGHASFRFLGVKPGTVPICHFIVKDLAWVPN